The proteins below are encoded in one region of Neoasaia chiangmaiensis:
- a CDS encoding VOC family protein, whose amino-acid sequence MANDRPRGIDHIGITVPDLEVASRFLTDAFGAVALYDNIAADDQPQEGPQAEKTLDLAPGTRVVHMRMMSLGHGPGIELFEMHGPHQQAPVRPSDFGLQHFAVYVDDMAAALARFEKAGGIVLNSPADQPNLEAGPGNVFLYGRTPWGSIVELLSTPSREKFDAVSPVRRYQPPPLA is encoded by the coding sequence ATGGCGAACGATCGACCACGCGGCATCGACCATATCGGCATTACGGTCCCGGACCTCGAAGTGGCTTCCCGATTCCTGACGGACGCTTTCGGGGCCGTCGCCCTGTATGACAACATCGCCGCCGACGATCAGCCGCAGGAAGGTCCGCAGGCGGAAAAGACGCTCGACCTCGCCCCGGGCACACGCGTCGTGCATATGCGGATGATGAGCCTGGGCCACGGGCCCGGCATCGAACTGTTCGAGATGCATGGCCCGCATCAACAGGCGCCGGTGCGCCCCAGCGATTTCGGTTTGCAGCATTTCGCCGTTTATGTGGACGACATGGCCGCCGCCCTCGCCCGTTTCGAGAAGGCCGGCGGTATCGTACTCAACAGTCCGGCCGACCAGCCCAACCTCGAAGCCGGGCCGGGCAATGTCTTCCTCTATGGCCGCACGCCGTGGGGATCGATCGTCGAACTCCTCTCGACGCCCAGTCGCGAGAAATTCGACGCTGTCTCGCCCGTCCGGCGTTATCAGCCACCGCCGCTGGCCTGA
- a CDS encoding MMPL family transporter, whose translation MLSSLIGRIVTFCARRAWLIIAIFALLGVASVLVSMARLGVTTDTGKMFSADLPWKKRNTELSRLFPQNDDTLVAVIHSDIPEQGRATARQLAQALSADRRHFTIVNLPDDKPFLNNHGLMYLDKPALGDLLDSITAAQPFLGTLAADPSARSLFGALGLIGEGIQSGNGVPDSFAPELRGFAESLKAAANGHPQDLSWQNLLAGPLTKLSVGYEFVIAKPILDFKSFQPGGAATNAMRRAIAQLPFVKSGNAHVMITGEVQLSDEEFATVAQGMTLGLITSLVLVALWLILAVHSPRVIVPILITLVTGLLLTTGFAALAVGTLNLISVAFAILFVGIAVDFAIQFCVRLRGQRLPGGRPMPLPDALALTGAETGHQILVAALATAVGFLAFVPTSFVGVAQLGLIAGFGMLIAFIGTLTFLPALLHVFRADLGARAPGFARAAPVDHFLREHRKPVLAVFTILGLTGAALVPTLHFDADPLHTKNPHSEGMRALHFLEQDPRSSPYTADLLVPNLDVAAREAEQFDKLPSVSMVMWLGDYIPQDQQAKLAMIQDTASILLPTIVPEQVAPAPDANALRDAARKAADQLGAVDGRLGPNDPLRDIQQSLQRLSQAPDATLLAANTALTRFLPDQLAELRDVLQPTPVTYQSIPHDIADEYLLPDGRAKLSIHPKGRLSDNKVLRRFLMETRSVDPNIGGPALEIYESARTLVHAFVVAAISALIMIAIILLVALRRLLDMALVMAPLVLSALLTVILIVTVPETLNFANIIALPLLLGVGVSFNIYFVMNWRAGVRGPLTSPTARAVLFSALTTGTAFGSLAASQHPGTASMGRLLLMSLGCTLLSTLIFIPALLPKRDIDKE comes from the coding sequence ATGCTTTCCTCCCTGATCGGCCGTATCGTTACTTTCTGCGCCCGGCGCGCCTGGCTCATTATCGCGATTTTCGCTTTGCTCGGTGTGGCCAGCGTACTCGTCAGCATGGCGCGCCTCGGCGTGACGACCGACACGGGCAAGATGTTCTCGGCCGACCTGCCATGGAAGAAACGCAACACCGAGTTGTCGCGCCTTTTCCCGCAGAACGACGACACGCTGGTCGCCGTCATCCATTCCGACATTCCGGAACAGGGGCGCGCCACCGCTCGGCAACTCGCGCAGGCTCTCTCGGCCGATCGGCGCCACTTCACCATCGTCAATCTTCCGGACGACAAGCCGTTCCTCAACAATCACGGCCTGATGTATCTGGACAAGCCCGCGCTGGGCGACCTGCTGGACAGCATCACGGCAGCGCAGCCGTTCCTTGGCACGCTGGCGGCCGATCCCTCCGCGCGCAGCCTGTTCGGCGCGCTGGGCCTGATCGGCGAGGGCATCCAGTCTGGCAACGGCGTGCCGGACAGTTTCGCGCCGGAACTGCGCGGCTTCGCAGAGTCGCTGAAGGCGGCGGCCAACGGCCATCCGCAAGACCTTTCATGGCAGAACCTGCTGGCCGGCCCGCTGACGAAGCTCAGCGTGGGATATGAGTTCGTCATCGCCAAGCCGATCCTCGATTTCAAGTCCTTCCAGCCCGGCGGCGCGGCGACGAATGCCATGCGCCGCGCCATCGCCCAGCTGCCGTTCGTCAAAAGCGGCAATGCCCATGTGATGATCACCGGCGAGGTCCAGCTGTCGGACGAGGAGTTCGCGACCGTCGCCCAGGGCATGACCCTCGGCCTCATCACCTCGCTCGTGCTGGTGGCGCTCTGGCTGATCCTGGCCGTGCATTCGCCACGCGTCATCGTGCCGATCCTCATCACGCTGGTGACCGGCCTGCTGCTGACGACGGGCTTCGCCGCGCTGGCCGTGGGTACGCTGAACCTGATCTCGGTGGCATTCGCCATCCTGTTCGTCGGCATCGCCGTGGATTTCGCCATCCAGTTCTGCGTGCGCCTGCGCGGCCAGCGACTGCCCGGTGGCCGGCCGATGCCGCTACCGGACGCGCTCGCACTTACCGGTGCCGAAACGGGCCACCAGATTCTCGTGGCCGCGCTGGCCACGGCGGTCGGCTTCCTCGCCTTCGTGCCGACCAGCTTCGTCGGCGTGGCGCAGCTGGGGCTGATCGCGGGCTTCGGCATGTTGATCGCCTTCATCGGCACACTGACCTTCCTGCCCGCGCTGCTGCATGTCTTCCGTGCCGATCTCGGCGCGCGCGCGCCCGGATTCGCACGGGCCGCCCCGGTCGATCATTTCCTGCGTGAACACCGCAAGCCGGTGCTCGCCGTCTTCACCATCCTGGGCCTCACGGGCGCGGCGCTCGTGCCGACGCTGCATTTCGACGCCGACCCGCTGCATACGAAGAACCCGCATTCGGAGGGCATGCGCGCCCTGCACTTCCTGGAGCAGGACCCGCGATCGTCGCCCTATACGGCCGATCTGCTCGTCCCCAACCTCGACGTCGCCGCGCGCGAGGCGGAACAGTTCGACAAGCTGCCGAGCGTCAGCATGGTGATGTGGCTCGGCGATTATATTCCGCAGGATCAGCAGGCCAAGCTGGCGATGATCCAGGATACGGCCTCGATCCTCCTGCCGACCATCGTGCCGGAACAGGTCGCCCCGGCGCCCGATGCGAACGCCCTGCGCGACGCCGCCAGAAAGGCCGCCGACCAGCTTGGCGCCGTCGACGGCAGGCTTGGACCGAACGATCCGCTGCGCGACATCCAGCAATCGCTCCAGCGCCTGAGCCAGGCCCCGGACGCGACATTGCTGGCCGCCAATACGGCGCTCACGCGCTTCCTGCCGGATCAGCTCGCGGAACTGCGCGACGTTCTGCAACCCACGCCGGTCACCTATCAAAGCATCCCGCACGACATCGCCGACGAATATCTCCTGCCGGACGGGCGGGCGAAGCTGAGCATCCATCCAAAGGGGCGCCTGTCGGACAACAAAGTCCTGCGTCGCTTCCTGATGGAGACGCGCAGCGTCGACCCCAACATCGGCGGCCCGGCGCTCGAAATCTATGAAAGCGCGCGCACGCTGGTGCATGCTTTCGTGGTCGCGGCCATTTCGGCGTTGATCATGATCGCGATCATCCTCCTCGTCGCGCTGCGCCGCCTGCTGGACATGGCGCTGGTGATGGCGCCGCTCGTGCTCTCGGCACTGCTGACGGTCATCCTGATCGTCACCGTGCCGGAGACGCTCAACTTTGCCAACATCATCGCCCTGCCGCTGCTGCTGGGCGTGGGCGTCTCGTTCAACATCTACTTCGTCATGAACTGGCGCGCCGGCGTGCGCGGACCGCTGACATCGCCCACCGCGCGCGCCGTTCTATTCTCGGCGCTGACGACCGGCACGGCGTTCGGTTCGCTCGCGGCATCCCAACATCCCGGCACCGCCAGCATGGGACGCCTGCTCCTGATGTCGCTGGGCTGCACCCTGCTCTCGACGCTGATCTTCATTCCGGCCCTGTTGCCGAAACGCGACATTGACAAAGAATGA
- a CDS encoding carbohydrate porin, with translation MSILLRFSARALSCALFLTILFSGIITPQAHAQVADNNIGSAPSQRVDLPLPNNDTFQTSVPPFSHPEALFPNPVSRWLRAHGLNYLLDNTNEFAGAITPPTRGRTPGFNNYKQGASNAGQYAMQLDVNWEKLAGLKGFATHMITVGRYGTTANRMFGDWLNHASEDYGGGGNVVVHLVYAYGEETLFGGRLAIAAGRMSEISDFAASPLFCNFQNGSFCGRPKGITDTNYDAGYPAATWGFRVRGRPTRSVYVQTGVYPIENGIYQVYQHRTGFKFNGANIIGYAAPIESGWEPSFAHGTLPGHYKLGAQVFSTPQNDNFFDLYGGSYALTRLKQKQHSASWSTWAMFDQRLLHYKDKDSGLTALWGVIYNDPHTSLREYVAYGALINRGYFASRPFDTMGLSFTYTKIARGVTMTDQDLLDLGRTLPNHATGVQRHAMVMEANYAIHVMRGVIFTPLLEYYFRPNAQRNLRDAALLGFKSHIQFM, from the coding sequence ATGTCCATTCTGTTGCGCTTTTCTGCGCGTGCCCTGTCATGCGCGCTTTTTCTGACTATCCTGTTCAGCGGTATCATCACCCCCCAAGCGCATGCGCAGGTCGCCGATAACAATATCGGCTCCGCACCGAGCCAGCGCGTCGATCTGCCGTTGCCGAACAACGATACCTTCCAGACATCGGTGCCGCCTTTCTCACATCCGGAAGCGCTTTTTCCCAATCCGGTATCGCGCTGGCTGCGTGCGCATGGGCTGAACTACCTGCTGGACAACACCAACGAGTTCGCCGGCGCCATCACGCCGCCGACACGCGGCAGGACGCCGGGCTTCAACAATTATAAACAGGGCGCGAGCAACGCGGGCCAGTATGCCATGCAGCTCGATGTGAACTGGGAAAAGCTGGCGGGCCTGAAAGGATTCGCCACCCATATGATTACGGTCGGCCGTTACGGCACGACGGCGAACCGCATGTTCGGCGACTGGCTCAACCACGCCTCGGAGGATTACGGCGGCGGCGGCAACGTGGTGGTCCATCTCGTCTATGCCTACGGCGAAGAGACGCTCTTCGGCGGCCGCCTGGCGATCGCGGCGGGCCGTATGTCGGAAATCTCGGACTTCGCCGCCAGCCCGCTCTTCTGCAACTTCCAGAACGGCAGCTTCTGCGGACGCCCGAAAGGCATCACCGACACGAACTACGATGCCGGATATCCGGCGGCTACCTGGGGCTTCCGTGTCCGCGGCCGCCCAACACGCAGCGTTTACGTGCAGACCGGCGTCTACCCCATCGAGAACGGCATCTATCAGGTCTATCAACACCGCACCGGCTTCAAGTTCAACGGCGCGAACATCATTGGCTATGCGGCGCCCATCGAATCCGGCTGGGAGCCATCCTTCGCGCATGGCACGCTGCCGGGCCACTACAAGCTCGGCGCCCAGGTCTTCAGCACACCGCAGAACGACAATTTCTTCGATCTCTACGGCGGCTCCTATGCATTGACGCGCCTGAAGCAGAAGCAGCACAGCGCCTCCTGGTCCACGTGGGCGATGTTCGACCAACGCCTGCTGCACTACAAGGACAAGGATTCAGGCCTGACCGCGCTCTGGGGCGTGATCTACAACGATCCGCACACCTCCCTGCGCGAATACGTGGCCTATGGCGCGCTAATCAATCGCGGCTATTTCGCTTCGCGCCCGTTCGACACCATGGGCCTGTCATTCACCTACACCAAGATCGCCCGCGGCGTGACGATGACCGATCAGGACCTGCTGGACCTCGGCCGCACGCTGCCGAACCACGCAACCGGCGTGCAGCGCCACGCCATGGTGATGGAAGCCAACTACGCCATCCATGTCATGCGCGGCGTCATCTTCACGCCGCTGCTGGAGTATTATTTCCGGCCCAACGCGCAGCGCAATCTGCGGGATGCGGCGCTGCTCGGCTTCAAGAGCCATATCCAGTTCATGTGA
- a CDS encoding S41 family peptidase, whose protein sequence is MTRTVRLLRRARLLALMPLALAAPQFARAEAVQADAQHTFMRYPALHGDTIVFVAHGNLWRVSRNGGAAQRLTSEAGDDIAPRYSPDGKWIAFTASYQGNDDVYVIPAEGGPARRLTFHSDITAHAPTRWGPDNLVVTWTPDSRAIVYLSRQRAWNSWITQPYSVPLTGGLSTPLPLDRAGFMTFGPDGHTVALTRIFRDFRTWKRYNGGLAQNIYSYDLNSHDLKQLTDWSGTSTQPMWFGRKVYFLSDHDRNRRANIWVLDLDTHQTREVTHFTDYDVDFPSLGDNGLTFQQGGSLWVLDLPSETLKHVDATVPDDGVRTMARPVEAWRTIRATDYAHRPDFALSPNGKRAAMIARGDLFTLPSEHGAVRNLTHSSDANDDHPAFSPDGSQIAYTADTDGEQQIYLRPAGGGPRKAITHFTDGYRYGPAFSPDGHRLAFTDNLHRLWVMPIGGEPVQVAQDQQREIHEFDFSPDGKYLVFSMMRANHLPGLFLYEIATSQLVPLGGADADSQPQFSADGKSLYFVSQRLEHPLLDEHEFNAFSAQSSTIYVAPLTTTAASPLPVQSDESGPAPKPPAPEHKGDIPANGKVAAIDSYGILARAVPLANVAPGVDTLYVRGKHLLYTTSPLESLDDAKPDGGKAALHSYDLDKRKDETLLEDFGHIAFSADGDFMMFDRHNDWFIAETKAKAETHKLPTTQMIATIDPPQEWAEMFNEAWRLERDFFFNPQMNGTDWAGIHDSYAKLLPLVGSDSDFGYLLGSIQGELGNSHTYAQAARDATTPELRFPTYLIGADFSLDSASGRYRLAHVLRGDNTRPDYRAPLAQPGMNVQDGDYLLAVDGEELRAPTDPYSLFVGKMGPVTLTISSQLAGKRRDILVAPVKSEMSLREQEWIDHNKAVVDRLSHGQIAYIYLSDMEALGMQQFIRQFYTQLDKRAVIIDDRWNGGGNIDEILLERLRRMLDGLSTNREGSPSTMPEQLIVGPKVTLINHYSASNGDMFPFYFREYKLGKLIGTRTWGGVRGIRGMLPLLDGSSITVPEHALYDLKSQWVIENHGVDPDIVVEDEPADLLAGHDRQLETAVSTLMQQIQGQPTALPAHPAWVPPYPPGNPADTHHD, encoded by the coding sequence ATGACACGAACCGTCCGCCTGTTACGTCGCGCCAGACTGCTGGCGCTCATGCCGCTGGCTCTGGCGGCGCCGCAGTTCGCGCGTGCCGAGGCTGTGCAGGCGGACGCACAGCATACGTTCATGCGCTATCCGGCGTTGCATGGCGATACCATCGTCTTCGTGGCGCATGGTAATCTGTGGCGCGTGTCGCGCAACGGCGGCGCGGCACAGCGGCTGACGAGTGAGGCGGGCGACGATATCGCCCCGCGCTATTCGCCGGACGGTAAATGGATCGCGTTCACGGCGTCCTATCAGGGCAACGACGATGTCTACGTCATCCCGGCGGAAGGTGGCCCGGCGCGGCGGCTGACCTTCCATTCCGACATCACCGCCCACGCGCCGACGCGCTGGGGACCGGACAATCTGGTCGTGACCTGGACGCCGGATTCCAGGGCCATCGTCTATCTGTCGCGCCAGCGCGCGTGGAATTCGTGGATCACGCAGCCTTACAGCGTGCCGCTGACCGGCGGGCTTTCGACGCCGCTGCCGCTGGACCGTGCGGGTTTCATGACGTTCGGTCCGGATGGGCATACGGTGGCCCTGACGCGCATCTTCCGCGATTTCCGCACATGGAAGCGCTATAACGGTGGCCTGGCGCAGAACATCTACAGCTACGACCTGAACAGTCACGACCTGAAGCAGCTCACCGACTGGTCCGGCACCAGCACGCAGCCGATGTGGTTCGGCCGCAAGGTGTATTTCCTGTCCGATCATGACAGGAACCGCCGTGCGAATATCTGGGTGCTCGATCTCGACACGCACCAGACGCGGGAGGTGACGCATTTCACGGATTACGACGTCGACTTTCCTTCGCTGGGCGATAATGGGCTGACATTCCAGCAGGGCGGGTCGCTCTGGGTTCTGGACCTGCCTTCCGAGACGCTGAAACACGTGGACGCCACCGTGCCGGATGATGGCGTGCGCACCATGGCGCGACCTGTCGAAGCCTGGCGCACGATCCGTGCCACCGACTATGCGCATCGCCCGGATTTCGCCCTGTCGCCCAACGGCAAGCGGGCGGCGATGATCGCGCGCGGCGATCTGTTCACCCTGCCAAGCGAGCATGGTGCGGTACGCAACCTGACGCATAGCAGCGACGCCAACGACGACCATCCGGCATTTTCGCCGGACGGAAGCCAGATCGCCTACACGGCGGATACGGATGGCGAGCAGCAGATCTACCTGCGTCCCGCCGGTGGTGGCCCGCGCAAGGCGATCACGCATTTCACCGACGGTTATCGCTACGGCCCGGCCTTCTCGCCGGATGGGCATCGACTGGCCTTCACCGACAATCTGCATCGTCTGTGGGTGATGCCGATCGGGGGGGAGCCGGTCCAGGTCGCACAGGACCAGCAGCGCGAAATTCATGAGTTCGATTTCTCGCCGGACGGGAAATATCTCGTCTTCAGCATGATGCGGGCCAATCACCTGCCCGGCCTGTTCCTCTACGAAATCGCCACGTCACAGCTGGTGCCGCTTGGCGGGGCTGATGCGGATTCCCAGCCGCAGTTTTCGGCGGACGGTAAAAGCCTGTATTTCGTCTCCCAGCGGCTGGAACACCCGTTGCTCGACGAACACGAGTTCAACGCGTTCTCGGCGCAGAGCAGCACCATCTACGTGGCCCCGCTCACGACCACGGCGGCCTCCCCGCTGCCGGTCCAGTCCGATGAGTCAGGACCGGCTCCCAAGCCGCCCGCGCCGGAGCACAAGGGCGACATTCCGGCCAATGGCAAGGTTGCGGCCATCGATTCCTACGGCATCCTCGCGCGTGCCGTGCCGCTGGCCAATGTCGCGCCGGGCGTGGACACGCTCTATGTGCGCGGCAAGCACCTGCTCTACACGACGTCGCCATTGGAATCGCTGGACGACGCCAAGCCGGACGGCGGCAAGGCCGCGCTGCACAGCTACGATCTCGACAAGCGCAAGGATGAGACGCTGCTCGAGGATTTCGGGCATATCGCGTTCTCCGCCGATGGCGATTTCATGATGTTCGACCGGCACAACGACTGGTTCATCGCCGAGACGAAAGCCAAGGCGGAAACGCACAAGCTGCCCACCACACAGATGATCGCGACGATCGACCCGCCGCAGGAATGGGCGGAGATGTTCAACGAGGCATGGCGGCTGGAGCGGGATTTCTTCTTCAACCCGCAGATGAACGGCACGGACTGGGCGGGTATTCATGACAGCTATGCGAAGCTGCTGCCGCTGGTGGGCTCGGATTCCGATTTCGGCTATCTGCTCGGGTCGATCCAGGGCGAACTCGGTAATTCGCATACCTATGCGCAGGCGGCACGGGATGCGACCACGCCGGAACTCCGTTTCCCGACCTATCTGATCGGCGCGGATTTCAGCCTGGACTCCGCCTCCGGCCGCTATCGGCTGGCGCATGTGCTGCGTGGTGACAACACGCGGCCGGATTATCGCGCGCCGCTGGCGCAGCCGGGCATGAACGTGCAGGACGGCGATTACCTGCTGGCCGTGGACGGGGAGGAGCTGCGCGCCCCGACCGACCCCTACAGCCTGTTTGTGGGCAAGATGGGACCGGTCACGCTGACCATCTCCTCGCAACTGGCGGGCAAGCGGCGGGATATTCTGGTGGCGCCCGTCAAATCCGAGATGTCCCTGCGTGAGCAAGAATGGATCGATCATAACAAGGCGGTCGTGGATCGGCTGTCGCATGGCCAGATCGCCTATATCTATCTGTCGGATATGGAGGCGCTGGGGATGCAGCAGTTCATCCGCCAGTTCTATACGCAGCTCGATAAGCGCGCCGTCATCATCGACGACCGCTGGAACGGCGGTGGCAATATCGACGAGATCCTGCTCGAACGGCTGCGTCGCATGCTGGACGGTCTCAGCACCAACCGCGAGGGTTCGCCCTCGACCATGCCGGAGCAGTTGATCGTCGGGCCGAAGGTGACGCTCATCAACCATTATTCGGCGTCGAACGGCGACATGTTCCCGTTCTATTTCCGCGAATACAAGCTGGGCAAGCTGATCGGAACGCGCACATGGGGCGGCGTGCGCGGCATTCGTGGCATGCTGCCGTTGCTGGATGGCAGTTCCATCACCGTGCCGGAACACGCGCTTTACGATCTGAAGTCGCAATGGGTGATCGAGAATCACGGTGTGGACCCGGACATCGTCGTGGAAGATGAGCCCGCCGATCTCCTTGCCGGGCATGACAGGCAACTGGAAACGGCTGTCTCCACGCTGATGCAGCAGATCCAGGGCCAGCCGACGGCACTGCCGGCCCATCCGGCGTGGGTGCCGCCTTATCCCCCCGGCAACCCCGCCGACACGCATCACGACTGA
- a CDS encoding alpha/beta hydrolase family protein, translating to MKRAFPLAALLAVTALAGCAHKPVAPKPVAATPAPAHPNPGEIVSRAPLATTLPGVAERIIYRMTDALHPDRVTTVSGVLLTPEGPPPEGGWPVVSWAHGTTGLSYVCAPSVTGIDHGPYAPYLTNWLRHGFAVVATDYPGMGGPGPDLYLNARAEGMSVLDAARAVTAVDSRLSQNVIIAGHSQGAHAAIAAAALAPTYAPDVHVRATIAVGTPYFNAATTRALLAPATGAAATHFAPKLVYMLLMGASLGEADPGFDPDKVFTPRAMAFYKQATQLCIGNFYGAVQKSGLTPGNALQANGAVALKPVLDWSAFPDLHLTAPLFLATGGDDTQVAPAMQHMLVHDVCAAGTSVVARDYRGQSHMGSLYAAMGETTAFAQNVLRGQAPATTCPAK from the coding sequence ATGAAACGCGCTTTTCCCCTCGCTGCCCTGCTGGCCGTCACAGCTCTCGCCGGTTGCGCGCATAAACCCGTCGCACCGAAGCCGGTGGCGGCGACGCCAGCGCCGGCGCACCCCAATCCGGGTGAGATCGTCTCGCGTGCGCCGCTTGCCACGACATTGCCCGGCGTGGCGGAGCGCATCATCTACCGCATGACCGATGCGTTGCATCCCGATCGTGTCACGACCGTGTCCGGTGTGTTGCTGACGCCAGAGGGACCGCCACCGGAGGGCGGCTGGCCGGTCGTGAGCTGGGCGCATGGTACGACCGGGCTTTCCTATGTCTGCGCGCCATCGGTGACAGGCATCGATCACGGCCCTTACGCACCCTATCTCACCAACTGGCTGCGGCACGGCTTCGCGGTGGTCGCCACGGATTATCCCGGCATGGGCGGACCGGGGCCGGACCTGTATCTGAACGCGCGGGCCGAAGGGATGAGCGTGCTGGATGCGGCGCGGGCGGTGACGGCGGTGGATTCCCGCCTGAGCCAGAACGTCATCATCGCCGGGCATTCGCAGGGCGCCCATGCCGCGATCGCCGCCGCGGCACTGGCCCCGACCTACGCGCCGGACGTGCATGTCCGGGCGACGATCGCCGTTGGCACGCCCTATTTCAACGCGGCGACGACGCGGGCCTTGCTCGCCCCCGCGACAGGCGCCGCCGCGACACATTTCGCGCCGAAACTCGTCTATATGCTGCTGATGGGCGCGTCCCTGGGCGAGGCCGATCCGGGCTTCGATCCGGACAAGGTGTTCACGCCGCGCGCCATGGCTTTCTACAAGCAGGCGACGCAGCTCTGCATCGGCAATTTCTACGGTGCGGTGCAGAAATCAGGCCTGACACCGGGCAATGCCCTGCAAGCGAACGGCGCCGTGGCGCTGAAGCCGGTTCTGGACTGGTCGGCTTTTCCGGACCTTCACCTCACGGCGCCTCTCTTCCTGGCGACCGGGGGTGACGATACGCAGGTCGCGCCGGCCATGCAGCACATGCTGGTGCATGATGTCTGCGCAGCCGGCACATCGGTCGTCGCCAGGGATTATCGCGGCCAGAGCCACATGGGCAGCCTCTACGCCGCCATGGGGGAGACGACGGCTTTCGCGCAGAATGTGCTGCGAGGGCAGGCGCCTGCCACGACCTGCCCGGCGAAATAG
- the ribH gene encoding 6,7-dimethyl-8-ribityllumazine synthase, producing MSKTIPTAPDLRLNPAPKLAILVSRFNTNVTHGLRDGALAWLAERGIEDADVFDAPGAFELPLMAKTLARTRRYEGVICLGCVIKGDTAHFEFISLGATVGIMQAQLETGVPISFGILTTYTDQQAIARSRDDAENKGREAAAACVEALAFIRQVDIAS from the coding sequence ATGAGCAAGACCATTCCCACGGCCCCGGACCTGCGCCTCAACCCCGCGCCGAAGCTGGCGATCCTCGTCAGCCGCTTCAACACGAACGTCACGCATGGCCTGCGCGATGGCGCGCTGGCCTGGCTCGCCGAGCGCGGCATCGAGGACGCGGACGTCTTCGATGCGCCCGGTGCATTCGAACTGCCGCTGATGGCCAAGACCCTGGCGCGCACCCGGCGCTACGAAGGCGTGATCTGCCTCGGCTGCGTCATCAAGGGCGACACGGCGCATTTCGAGTTCATCAGCCTGGGCGCCACGGTGGGCATCATGCAGGCGCAGCTCGAAACGGGCGTGCCGATCTCCTTTGGCATATTGACGACCTATACCGACCAGCAGGCCATAGCCCGCTCGCGCGACGACGCGGAAAACAAGGGACGCGAGGCGGCAGCCGCCTGCGTGGAAGCCCTGGCTTTCATCCGCCAGGTCGATATCGCATCGTAA
- a CDS encoding lipase family protein, whose translation MMRSVWLALGITMFGLAACATEPDEDAESFYAHVAAGQVISLKHQASSAPGTTYRMAYRSTDAHVANKLVAVSATVLVPYGTPPAGGWPVMAWAHGTSGIGLTCAPSIMGVGGPQASFYGAWLRRGFAVVATDYPGLGEPGTPLYLNARSEGMAVLDSVRAARRAVHGLSRDVVLQGHDQGAHAVISAAGLAASYAPDLHVKGTIAVGAPNLQDDDTFFDGQHGTRRFSPNVVYALMLGASLGQANPAFDPSDAFSTRALPLYRKAATECRSDLFVDVEHAGLTPGNSFEPSARVALAPALDWARYPTLTLAQPLFLGIGTGDTQIPIDTQEGLARKACAAGTRVTLHHYRGAEHTPALNDAQTDALAFARQVVDGQTPADTCR comes from the coding sequence ATGATGCGATCCGTATGGCTGGCCCTTGGCATCACGATGTTCGGGCTTGCCGCCTGTGCGACGGAACCGGATGAGGACGCGGAGTCCTTCTACGCGCACGTCGCCGCCGGGCAGGTCATTTCGCTGAAGCATCAGGCCAGTTCGGCGCCCGGCACGACCTATCGCATGGCCTATCGCTCGACGGATGCGCATGTCGCCAACAAGCTTGTCGCCGTGTCCGCGACCGTGCTGGTGCCGTACGGCACGCCACCGGCCGGCGGCTGGCCGGTCATGGCCTGGGCGCATGGCACCAGCGGCATCGGCCTGACCTGCGCGCCGTCGATCATGGGCGTCGGCGGTCCGCAGGCCAGTTTCTATGGCGCCTGGCTGCGGCGTGGTTTCGCTGTGGTCGCCACGGATTATCCCGGACTGGGCGAACCCGGCACGCCGCTTTATCTCAACGCGCGCTCCGAAGGGATGGCGGTGCTGGACTCGGTTCGTGCCGCCCGTCGGGCTGTGCATGGCCTGAGCCGCGATGTCGTGTTGCAGGGTCACGATCAGGGTGCGCATGCCGTCATTTCGGCGGCGGGGCTTGCCGCATCCTACGCGCCGGACCTGCATGTGAAGGGCACGATCGCCGTCGGCGCGCCGAACTTGCAGGACGACGATACGTTCTTCGACGGGCAGCATGGCACGCGGCGCTTCTCGCCGAACGTGGTCTATGCGTTGATGCTGGGTGCGTCGCTGGGGCAGGCGAACCCGGCCTTCGATCCGTCGGATGCTTTCTCCACGCGCGCCCTGCCGCTCTATCGCAAGGCGGCCACCGAATGCCGTAGCGACCTGTTCGTCGATGTCGAACATGCGGGTCTGACGCCCGGCAACAGTTTCGAACCCAGCGCCCGTGTGGCGCTCGCACCGGCGCTCGACTGGGCGCGCTATCCGACGCTGACGCTGGCCCAGCCGCTCTTTCTGGGCATCGGCACGGGTGATACGCAAATCCCCATCGACACGCAGGAGGGGCTGGCGCGCAAGGCCTGCGCGGCAGGCACGCGTGTCACGCTGCACCACTACCGCGGCGCGGAACATACGCCTGCGCTCAACGACGCCCAGACGGACGCGCTGGCTTTCGCGCGTCAGGTCGTCGATGGTCAAACCCCCGCCGACACCTGTCGCTGA